In Corylus avellana chromosome ca2, CavTom2PMs-1.0, the following proteins share a genomic window:
- the LOC132169800 gene encoding uncharacterized protein LOC132169800 — MAFQKEYLDLVLVPCGLLIMFAYHLFLLYRYLNCPHTTVMGFENNDKIAWVERIMQIDKRDVGVALSVISSNTSAATFLASVSLTLCSLIGAWIANSSKEFLQSELIYGDTRPSTMSIKYISLLTCFLLAFSCFVQSARSFVHANYLISTPDSNIPAQNVEVAVIRGGDFWSLGLRALYFALDLLLWFFGPIPMFVSSIVMVIVLHYLDTNTTLLHQHRSPGNKMVKSVAD, encoded by the coding sequence atGGCTTTCCAAAAGGAGTACCTTGATTTGGTGTTGGTCCCTTGTGGACTGCTCATAATGTTTGCTTATCATCTCTTCCTCCTCTACAGATACCTTAATTGTCCGCACACCACGGTGATGGGTTTTGAGAACAATGACAAAATAGCTTGGGTGGAAAGAATTATGCAGATTGATAAACGGGACGTTGGAGTAGCTCTATCTGTCATATCATCAAACACATCAGCTGCAACTTTCTTGGCATCAGTCTCTTTAACGCTCTGCTCTCTCATTGGTGCTTGGATTGCAAACTCCTCTAAAGAATTTCTGCAGAGTGAATTAATCTACGGAGACACAAGGCCATCCACCATGTCTATCAAGTACATAAGCCTCCTAACCTGCTTCCTCCTCGCTTTTTCATGCTTTGTTCAGTCAGCAAGGAGCTTCGTCCATGCAAACTATCTGATAAGCACCCCAGATAGCAACATACCTGCGCAGAATGTGGAAGTGGCAGTTATAAGGGGTGGTGATTTTTGGTCACTCGGGCTTAGAGCACTTTATTTTGCTCTGGATTTGCTGCTATGGTTTTTTGGGCCGATACCCATGTTTGTTTCCTCCATTGTTATGGTTATAGTCCTCCATTATCTTGACACAAACACAACTCTGTTGCATCAGCATAGGTCCCCAGGGAACAAGATGGTCAAAAGCGTGGCTGACTGA